Below is a window of Penaeus monodon isolate SGIC_2016 chromosome 13, NSTDA_Pmon_1, whole genome shotgun sequence DNA.
catgtacacacacacatacacacacagatgtgtgtatatatatatatatatatgtatatatatatatatatatatatatatatatatatatatatatatatatacacacatcaagtgcatatatatatatatatatatatatatatatatatatatatatatatatatatatatatatatatatatatagatagatatagatatatgtgtgtgtgtgtatgtgtgtttgtgtgtatgtgtgtttctgtgtgtgtatgtgtgtgtgtacatgcatgcatacacacacacacacacacacacacacacacacacacacacacacacacacacacacacacacacacacacacacacacatatatattatatatatatatatatatatatatatatatatatttgtgtgtgtgtgtgtgtgtgtgtgtgtgtgtgtgtgtgtgtatgtgtgtgtgtgtgtgtgtgtgtgtgtgcgtgtgtgtgtgtgtgtttttgtgtgtgtgtgtatgcatgtacacatacacagacacaagcacacacacacacacacacacacacacacacacacacacacacacacacacacacacacacacacacacacacacacacacacacacatatatatatatatatatatatatatatatatatatatatatatatatgtatatgtgtgtgtgtgtgtgtgtgcgtgtgtgtttgtgtgtgtgtgtgtatgcatgcatgtacacacacacacacacaacacacaaacacacacacacacacacacacacacacacacacacacacacacacacacacacacacagatatatatatatatatatatatatatatatatatatatatatatatatatatatatatatatatatatatatatatgtacttgataCTGTAAACAGATATGATCATCCTATTCATCTAGGTGCAATCGAAATTATTTCCCATGGTTTACACACGTTTCTCCATGTCAGTAAATTGGTGAGATCACATAGATTGCTATTATCTTTACGAAATTTACAATGGAAATTATGATTTTTACGTCCCATAGGTTTGGAAAGGCTTCTTCTTCTTGTAACACAAGCAATATCTCTTgtatatttgggggaaaaaaacttacCTAGAGTCGACTGACTCTTCACAGCAAAGGTCTCGGCTGCACTCTAACCCTTGGCGCCTCGTTGGACCTCACTGTGTACAAATTTTTACTATGGTAACAAACCTCAGTTcgtaggagggggttgggggagactTGTATTGATCGATCGTGCTGTGGTGCAACGGttattctcttcatttatttcattccGATGTTAATTGGTATGCTAATTTTATATCATGTCTCTTGTCATGTCAGCCATATAGAGGAATTTAATTATCGCGAAGGGAATTGTGATGAGGGTAAAGGTGGGAACGACAGGTGTCATGACAACACCGACCGACAGACGACTGCATGCCATGACAACCCGCACTGTGCCTCGCTCTACCACCTAAGTTTATCTTCCGGGATCTTCGCAAATCTTAGCGAAGTATTACGTATGGATCGCGTGACAAGTGGCTTTCAATCTCGGTTCGTCGTCGTTATGTCCTCTGTCctcttttagttgttgttttgtgCATTTTCTAGTTCCCCACTCGATCCcaatgcatgtctgtctgtctgtttgtctatttgtctgtatgtttgtctatctttctctctctctctctctctcactctctctcactctctcactctctcactctctctctctctctctctctctctctctctctctctctctctctctctctctctctctctctctctctctctctctctctctctctcactcactctctctctctctctctctctctctctctctctctctctctctctctctctctctctctctctctctcttcgtctttctgtcgcaaaaatataagtatatataaatacctccCCTCTGAGCACCAGTTTTTCCATTTGTGTCAAGGTGTGGTTACCGACAATAAACACCACCGAGAACCTGTTGCCTTGGGTGTGTGAATGTGGGAAggagttattttatatatatgtatatgtatatgtatatatatatatacatatatatatatatatatatatacatatatatatatatatatatatatatatatatatatatatatattttttttttttttttttttttttttttttttttttttttttttagtagcaaGTTGTGGGTTTTTGATTTTGTGAAACTGTATTtagattatttataattttcgtttattttcaaaCGATTTAGATTTGCAATGTAACTTATACTTCTTATATTAACGTGGACACGACACGTTAATAATATCCACGACACGTGGatttgtttcttatatatatatatacacatatacatatacatatatatatatatatatatatatatatatatatatatatatatatatatatatacatatatatatacacatatacatatatatatatatatatatatatatatatatatatatatatatatatatagagagagagagagagagagagagagagagagagagagagagagagagagagagagagagagagagagagtatagaaagaaaaaggatagaggaaaaagtagagagagagagagagagagagagagagagagagagagagagagagagagagagagagagagagattttttgtcATGGGGTCTGCATACTATATGCAGATAATTTTGGAGATTAgattcattacccccccccccccccaacctaatCTTTTCGATGATCTTTTCATTGCTTACCTATAGGGTTAtgaaaaaggtgtatatataaacattatactgTTTGACATCCGAAACAGGTAATACGCTTTGAAGACAAGAACCACTGTATggtgttaaccccccccccccctccctgttattattgttgaaatCTAGCTAAAAAAGAAATGGGATCGAAATCAACTGCCACTCCTTTTGTTTTCCTCCATTCTATGGCTTATATTTCTTACAAGTAACCATGTGATCGGCTGATAATGGTGTGCTTTTATTAATCGTCACTTGACAGAGTAACTCACCTgaataaatcaaacaaaatacaTGCATCTTGTGATCAGCACTTGTGTCAGTTTCGATGtctttgtctctcactttcttccctcACCTTGTTATGAGCGACAGAAATTAAATTAATCACTTATAACCAAAGCTATTTACGTTCAGATAAAGTTTGTACCCACGGAGCATGCTTCTTTCGATATTCAGATATTGCTCCGTTTTATAATCTCAAGGCGACTTTTACTACGAGTGATAAAAGTTTCCATTCATTCGAATTTACGactgatataaaaataagaattcagCAGCGGAAGTATGTCATGATTATTTTGTGGTTGTCGTCTATgtgttaagttttctttttttttttttcgttctcgctCGAGTCACCTCTCTCCTCGAGCAACTTTTGTCAGACATTTGTTGAAGGACGAATCTCGTGATGTTTTACAGGACTTTCTCATTCTAATTTATAAGAATGATTAAACTTCTGATCATTACtgaacacagactcacacacacacacacttttacagaTATATACGTTTATtcagatatataacacacacacacacacacacacacacacacacacacacacacacacacacacatatatatatatatatatatatatatatatatatatatacatattttaaacacacacacacacacacacacacacacacacacacacacacgcacgcacacgcacgcacacgcacacacacacatacacacacacacacacacacacagatagatagatggataaataaatgtatgtatatatatgtatacacatgtgtagtgtgtttatgtaaaaagaaacaagaatagGGATTGTGTGTAAAGATTGAGACATTTGATGTAAGTACATGCCTTTTGCAAGCGTGTGCAATCAAGCACGTATACACTTCTTTTAGTAAAAATCGGTTTAAACCAGATATTAATACAATATGAACATATTGCTGCGCTGGACAGTTTTCTTCCAATTTAAGAACTCCAGTGTAAatttaataattgccaaattttATATTACTGGCACTAGTATAAAATCACACATTAAATGTATTCGGGAAAtgcaaaaaatcaaggaaaactaCTGCAACATTAATAAAGTGTGAGTAGGTTTGCatggattttttctctctataaatctatctcacatttttaacttcttttttgttttagaacATATATAATGAAGCGGAGCATCTCCATactataaatatagtatacaatCTTCCTGACTTTCAGAAAAGGTATTagtaaaacaacatataaaagcgaggtttatttttaaaaatgatatatttttaccAGGTTCAGATGTGTTTTCGTAACATACACCCTCTGGTCGctgaaacagaaaataataagggTAAGACAGTAAGGAAAGATTGTACAttgtaagtaaattaataaatagatagtaaaCAGTAAGAAATGTCAATATTGAGACTATTGTAACTCAAAGTCGCATATCCCTTGGAATTTTCTGGGAAGTAGCCTCTTAAAACAGAAACAGGACATATCCCACAGTGTTAATACTGAAAGGAAAGACCGACACTTTCGCAGTATCAAGACCTTTGAACTTCAACCTCTCGAGCGCACCGACAACCTCAGAAGAACTTAGGCGGCGGCACGAGCTGGGCGGCGTACTGGTCAAGATCCACGTACTCCGAATCCTTCATCGGTAAGGACAGGATgagctcctccgcctcctcctgcgTCAGAGCCTCCCCCTCGCACGTCATGAGGCGCACGAGCTCATCGCGGGACAGGCTGCCCGGCGGACGGAACTGGAGGGGAAGGTTTCGGTTTGGTGAATTGTCATAGGAATAGTGTTTTatttgggcacacacacacacacacacacacacacacacacacacacacacacacacacacacacacacacacacacacacacacacacacacacacagacacacacacacacacacacacacacacacacacacacacattatacattgtACAATCACTCAGctttataaataaacaagaagtgtgtgtgtgtgtgtgtgtgtgtgtttatatatattcacacacacacacacttcttgtttatttataaagCTGTGTGGGTGACTGTGCAATGCACATGTACGTATACAAGCATGTGCATTTGGAGATAACCATGCACATATAACAAAAGGCAAGCAATCATCACAGGAGCAAGCAAGCGTCCTCCGCGAGCACCCACCCCTGACCGCTTTGTATCATAGACTCCCCCTTTGCTCTCCTGCTGGGGCTGTGTCTCCGCCAAATagttcttcccttccttcgccaGCACTGCAAGGGCGCGAGACAGTTCTTCCTTGTTGCTGCTGGGGAACCTTCAGGAGGATAGTAAGTAGGTCAAATTAGatttgataatgataccaatgcaACATCGCATGCGTAGTGGTGGTGCCATTTATAAGGTAAAGGATAGATAACAGTAATATCAGCAATGTTAAAACAATCTTAACAGTGCAGCAAtactattagtaattataatgctATTTGTTCTATAATAAGATGAATAgtaaaccacaataataataacatttgtaaTAATCATACTGAAAGAAGACGATTACACTTTTACCACTgctggtgatattaataataatgttagctataataacagcaatggacATAACAGATCAGCAACATACAAAAGCTAATCATAAAAAACAGAGCTCTTGTTTGAACTTACATCACGTAACCaagtaattaagtaaataaaaaaacaactataataatgataatgctcatgAACTGTTATggtggtaataaaaatattaaaaatgatagttatacaacaataacaacttaGCGAACTATATTcgacctatatataaaaaatcacgcCTTGTTATCGTGAATATGAAGCGCCAGGGCTAAGAActggtatatattttcatacagcTATGTTtcctatatattaatttatttcaaaAGAATTCAGAATAGGAGAGTGGAAGGGGGTTGATGCACCTTcgcttaatattattatcaataatttggAGAGGAAAGGTGAAAACTACTGTATCGTTTCaacattaaataattttcatCTTGAGCCATTCTCTAAAGTATTGGTTCTCCAAACCGGAATTATAAGGTGTAACCCAAAGGTAGTCTATTATTTATGGATATAGGGTAAAGGACCTATCTACACCAATACTGTAGCGGTAACATTTCATCAACCACTTCCCCTGAATAAATAACTTGTTTGTACTGTATGGTAAAGCTTTTAGTATATCGCTATTTCTAAGTGGAAGCTGTTACTTTTGTTCACGTGTGTCACACTTTGGGAAAGGCTGGGGGTACTTAGAGCACTCCGAATGAGCATGATGGAGTAGTAGTAGCAAAAGAAGAcgacgaaaaggaagagagggagaagaaggaaggggctCCTGTTCAGGTCAGCATGACTGGCAAATGCAAGATTGGTCCCTTGTCAAAATCCATTTCTCAAACAGACCTTCTGTCCATTAAAAGTTTCTTTGCTATGGTGAGGAATGCTGCCAGATGCACAGTGTCGGcactctcctcccccaccatgGCGGCTACTGTCTTTCGCATCTCCACTTCAGAAGGGACGAGGCCTGTGAAATAGAAGAGGTTGTGGCATCTTTGTACGAACTCAACCAGCGTCACTGTACTTTAGGACTTCATAACACCTTTCATACGCATGCACAATAAATATCATCGCCACATGCGAACAGAATAATCAGTATCACTTTCCTCggtcagatctctctctctttctctgtttgtctgtctgcctgtctctccctcctcttttccacacacacacacacacacacacacacacacacacacacacacacacacacacacacacacacacacacacactagcacatcACTCGCACCAGCAATGCCAACCAAACCAGAATTAATCACTTTATAAATACCCAGCTGATTTGTCAGCTGGATATTTATCAGGCATTTTTTGAGTTGCCTGAACTGTTCAGTTAGTTTACAATTTTAATTCCTGATTGTAACAAACAGTCTCGGGGCAGTAGCTAAGTATTAAGTTCTGATTACACatcagaaagaaaagaacaaatcaCGGCAAACTAGGCAATTGTcataaaatattgcatatttcCTCAAATATTCCGGTCAGAATTTACCATTTTTTCACAATTCTTGAGGTTctgaatatatatcttaatctgctacgaaacaaagagaaaacgtaGCCGTCAGTTAGGCAAGTCTCATACAGATTTCCGCTGACGTGACCGGAATTCTGaacaaagatatatacacacattctctccCATTTTGGGACAACGAGCTTCTATTTCCATAGAATAACAGTAAAACACAattccactttctcttctccaCAATAAGGCAAATAAATGTTTGTTGCTAAATATTCTATTGTTCTACATTACCGccagaaatatgcaaataaattacATCAGACATGTAATTTCTGATGTCGTCACTGAGCGTGCAACATGCGGGCGCCAGTACAATCAAGTAAGTTTGAGATTATACTGGTATCGGATCCTTTATTTCAATAACTGCTCCTAAATTTCGACGTTTTTTATCCGAAATTAATTATATTGATCATGAAATAGGCATAACCGTGACCAACGCAGCACTGGACTCCCACCTTCatgttgtaaaaatgcctgcgctccgattgctcgagcccgatctcacgatgagaaaacgacatatcgcctggagAAGTGACAAACGCAGGTGTGTtcggggaagtcaccgccgtggcaaaagtgttagcgcgccgaaccgtggttgatcaggaagggcacccaatcaggcaagggtggtactgccaaataacctctcaataataaactgagagaggcatattccctgcagtggaataaatggctgtcaaaaaaaaaaaaaaaaaaaaaaaaaaaaaaaaaaaaaaaaaaaaaaaaaaaaaaaaaaaaaaataatatatatatatatatatatatatatatatatatatatatatatatatatatatatatatatatatatatatatacatatatatacacacatgatggAGTATCTGACAATGAGTAAGAGAGTTATCgtgttaggtcagtgataataggtgctaaaaattacgagtgatcTGTGGTAATGCTACGTAAGAGAGATAGatttgtgaatatatagagcttacattccaaccaaaatagaaataataattcatccaatattggaccatgcataagTGGACCTTTTATACTAAAGAGTGCCAGAAAGAgccaactaggaatactagggTCCATTACCCTACTAAAAAAGTTCAAAAGGTCCCATTGTTCATTGAGAGTGCCATAGTAGATagaaactagtaaaaaaaaaaataataatcatccacctccctccagaaaaagaataccaaattatgAAATCAGTAGAAAATGGCAAACATCACCTGTCCTCATACCCACAGGACACCGAGAAACAGTGCCAAATTGcacgggtattacagttttcccttAAGCAGATTTGCTAAGGAACAgtcaaaccgccagtatgtaagtacagtacctCACAAACTCAGGTAGGTTTTAACATGgctaccataaagcgacaagtatAATAAAGCCACTCGATAGACGATCtgccagataaactatgcattgACAAAGTGTAATTTAAGCGATGGCACCTCATttgagtgccagacgctgaccccgagACCCGTGGCTTAACAACTGATAAGGAATGTGACACCTCTGCCAGATACAAATCACCTTTCGAacttacccattccaacatcgtcctaaatctcCTCTCCCACACCACCCGCCTCCTACCCTCatcccctctgctgcaagcctataatttatgcacattataatgcatgggctcattataatagACTGTATATGTGCGCTCAGGCACTGCTCAAATATTTGTGCACCAGTGTGAGCACGTATGCACAGTAATGCAAAGGtgtattcgtgtttgtgtgtacgtttccatgtgtgcgtgtatgcaagAGTACAAGATGTATGTGTCTGTTTCCGTGCCTGTACATgagggtgtatatgtgtatatacaacttCATGTTATCAGTGGCATCCTGGCTAAAATACTCCCCCtctcaccaagatacacctaagccagtaggtgggggtaactcggctgtctacctctcagtcaaaaaccatgactgaacgaacagagcaacggccctcattccccgaagGCGAAGTAGTCCCTGGTTATggtggcgatcaggatcgctctggagcagagggtgcaaaaaatctccggttaaaaataggctgccccacgttgatgaacctttgcacatataatataaggataaggaaaagtgAATCCGACTTAATACCATTACTTGAGGAACTGTCTTTCATTAataggatgttgtaggactctgtgaaggtagaagactaggcgaagaacagaaaatactaaatgatggacacatgctctatcggagaggtaaaccccagggtagcaagcagggattagaggtaggtttcttagttcacagacgcctagaaaagaatatcgtggcaTTCTA
It encodes the following:
- the LOC119580302 gene encoding uncharacterized protein LOC119580302; protein product: MRKTVAAMVGEESADTVHLAAFLTIAKKLLMDRRFPSSNKEELSRALAVLAKEGKNYLAETQPQQESKGGVYDTKRSGFRPPGSLSRDELVRLMTCEGEALTQEEAEELILSLPMKDSEYVDLDQYAAQLVPPPKFF